From a region of the Leptospira montravelensis genome:
- a CDS encoding PAS domain-containing hybrid sensor histidine kinase/response regulator, with translation MAESFNYQSIVESFDEFLIYLDPFLEIQFSRTSPNVYLPPDSISVGKHINDLHISPRDALILVNLCQETLANRTPFQFTTSLLGNPFRISGRYLEFKNQPGVILRGEPNFSIENVILDSGPYVIFRYKFDTEFVTTYVSPNVSLNFGYQTGDFKKGMLKPDDLIHPDDKERSNREEKEHLKNKSNTYQREFRFRKQDGNYIYVAVYSVVSYFNSIPTEKISYLIDITERKDKELEVIKQRDELASIKLLFEETNAAANVGAWDVDLINNTLFWAKETKRIHEVPDDYIPNLKTAFDFFPIEEHKQMLLEAFNKAVTLGISYDLVLQIKTKLGRIKWARTIGHSAFKDGKCIRVFGSFQDITRNVNLDKQREDALSKLETLLDATTHVTIIGSDTTGTITHFNKGAEFHLQYNAEEIIGKTTPAIFHRKEEIEARSASLTSEFGIPISGFDTFIHKAKLGEYDSREWTYVRKDKTEFPVQLVVTATKNKNGEITGYLGIGIDISAHKATEEALRASESRWQFALEGSGDGIWDWNAITNKVFFSNQWKNMLGYSEEEIGSDISEWESRVHPEDKGNYFADLDKHFNGETSVYVNEHRMLCKDGSYKWILDRGKVIEWTEDGKPLRMIGTHTDITERKLLEKALIVARENAEKASQAKSDFLANMSHEIRTPLNGVIGFSDLLMRTDLSQVQKKYMETVYLSASSLLDLINDILDFSKIESGKMELYKERVNIYDLLHQIAEIVKHKAYEKGLELILNISPKVPRNIFVDSLRLRQILLNLIGNALKFTLKGEIQIKISAEPKDNNEYEFLFEVIDTGIGISPENREKIFEVFSQADTSTTRQFGGTGLGLSISSKLLNLFDSKMELESERDKGSRFYFKIVTLADNERNTEPELKEIKKVMVLDDNETNLLVIREMLSHKGIQVDDFRTAKEALNAISSGNIYDVVISDFNMPEMNGLDFIEKLLKTIETNNLKKPFLSLHTSSNDESIYKRGKELGIQSILLKPIQTNILYESLDKLISGKNQEVLTTNYEPVSPIVINEKIKIMIVEDNPVNMMLTKAIVQKSIPGTIIIEAENGALAVENFIQTEPQLVLMDVQMPEMNGYDATKEIRKLANGKMVPIIALTAGTLSGEEERCLDSGMNDYISKPVVLKTIAEKIKLWLRLD, from the coding sequence ATGGCAGAAAGTTTCAACTACCAATCCATTGTGGAGAGTTTTGACGAATTCCTAATCTACCTGGATCCTTTTTTAGAAATTCAATTTTCACGCACTTCTCCCAATGTTTATCTGCCACCGGATTCTATTTCTGTCGGAAAACATATCAACGACCTACATATCTCACCAAGAGATGCTCTAATTCTCGTAAATTTATGCCAAGAAACTTTGGCCAACAGGACTCCATTTCAGTTTACGACAAGCCTTCTCGGAAACCCTTTTCGTATTTCGGGGCGTTATTTAGAATTCAAAAACCAACCAGGAGTCATCCTCCGAGGGGAACCAAACTTTAGCATCGAAAATGTAATTTTGGACAGTGGACCCTATGTGATCTTTCGTTATAAATTTGATACAGAATTCGTAACAACGTATGTTTCTCCCAATGTGTCATTAAACTTCGGTTATCAAACGGGGGATTTTAAAAAAGGGATGTTAAAACCCGATGACCTCATTCATCCGGATGATAAAGAAAGATCAAACCGCGAAGAAAAAGAACATTTAAAAAATAAATCGAATACTTACCAAAGAGAATTTCGATTCCGAAAACAAGACGGTAACTATATTTATGTTGCTGTTTATAGTGTTGTGAGTTACTTCAACTCCATCCCAACGGAAAAAATTTCTTATCTTATCGATATCACAGAAAGAAAAGATAAGGAATTAGAAGTCATCAAACAAAGAGATGAACTCGCTAGTATAAAACTTTTATTCGAAGAAACAAATGCTGCTGCCAATGTAGGTGCCTGGGATGTTGACTTAATCAATAATACTTTATTTTGGGCAAAAGAAACCAAAAGAATCCATGAAGTCCCCGACGATTATATACCAAATCTAAAAACTGCGTTTGATTTTTTCCCCATAGAAGAACACAAACAAATGTTATTAGAAGCATTCAACAAAGCTGTAACTCTAGGCATATCCTATGATTTAGTATTACAAATAAAAACCAAATTAGGAAGAATTAAGTGGGCAAGGACAATTGGACATTCCGCATTTAAAGATGGGAAATGTATTCGTGTGTTTGGTAGTTTTCAAGACATTACAAGAAACGTAAACTTAGACAAACAAAGAGAAGATGCTCTTTCTAAATTAGAAACTTTATTAGATGCCACCACTCATGTGACCATTATCGGTTCAGACACTACAGGAACCATTACCCATTTTAACAAAGGTGCTGAATTCCATTTGCAATACAATGCAGAAGAGATTATCGGTAAAACCACACCTGCAATTTTTCACAGAAAGGAAGAAATCGAAGCCCGTTCCGCTTCATTAACAAGTGAATTTGGAATTCCCATTTCAGGTTTTGATACTTTTATCCACAAAGCGAAGTTAGGTGAATATGATTCTCGTGAATGGACCTACGTCCGTAAAGACAAAACAGAGTTTCCTGTCCAACTAGTCGTAACCGCTACCAAAAACAAAAATGGAGAAATCACCGGTTATCTTGGGATTGGAATTGATATTTCTGCTCATAAGGCAACGGAAGAAGCCTTACGTGCTAGTGAAAGTCGTTGGCAATTTGCATTGGAAGGTTCGGGAGATGGGATCTGGGATTGGAATGCGATTACAAACAAAGTTTTCTTTTCCAACCAATGGAAAAACATGTTAGGTTATTCGGAAGAAGAAATAGGCTCCGATATTTCGGAATGGGAATCAAGAGTCCACCCAGAAGATAAAGGAAATTATTTTGCCGATTTAGATAAACATTTTAATGGAGAAACTTCAGTTTACGTAAACGAACATAGAATGTTATGTAAAGATGGCTCCTATAAATGGATTTTAGATCGAGGGAAAGTCATTGAGTGGACAGAAGATGGAAAACCCCTCCGAATGATTGGAACTCATACTGACATCACCGAACGAAAGTTACTTGAGAAAGCACTTATTGTTGCTCGGGAAAACGCAGAAAAAGCTTCACAAGCAAAATCTGATTTTCTAGCCAATATGAGCCACGAAATCCGAACTCCACTCAATGGTGTGATTGGTTTTTCAGACCTTCTTATGCGTACAGACCTGAGCCAAGTGCAAAAAAAATACATGGAAACTGTATATCTTTCAGCTAGTTCCTTACTCGACCTCATCAATGACATTTTGGATTTCTCCAAAATCGAATCAGGAAAAATGGAACTTTATAAAGAACGTGTGAATATTTATGATTTACTCCATCAAATTGCCGAGATTGTAAAACACAAAGCATACGAAAAAGGACTCGAACTTATTCTTAACATCTCTCCCAAAGTTCCTAGAAATATATTTGTCGATTCACTAAGGTTACGACAAATCCTTTTAAATTTGATAGGTAATGCATTGAAGTTCACCCTTAAAGGTGAAATCCAAATTAAAATTTCTGCAGAGCCAAAAGACAATAACGAATACGAATTTTTATTTGAAGTCATTGATACAGGAATTGGAATTAGCCCAGAAAATAGAGAGAAAATTTTTGAAGTATTTTCTCAGGCAGATACATCCACCACACGTCAGTTTGGTGGCACAGGTCTCGGATTGTCAATATCAAGCAAATTATTAAACTTATTTGATTCTAAAATGGAACTCGAATCGGAACGCGATAAAGGTTCTCGTTTCTATTTCAAAATAGTAACATTGGCAGATAACGAAAGAAACACCGAACCGGAGTTAAAGGAAATCAAAAAAGTAATGGTTTTGGATGATAATGAAACGAATTTACTTGTGATTCGCGAAATGTTAAGCCACAAAGGCATCCAAGTTGACGATTTCAGAACAGCAAAAGAAGCATTAAATGCTATTTCCTCGGGAAACATATATGATGTTGTCATCTCGGATTTTAATATGCCTGAGATGAATGGTTTAGATTTCATTGAAAAACTTTTAAAAACAATTGAAACTAACAATCTAAAAAAACCTTTTTTATCTCTTCATACATCCTCGAATGATGAAAGTATTTACAAACGAGGGAAGGAACTCGGGATTCAATCAATTCTTTTAAAACCAATTCAAACAAACATTTTGTATGAAAGTTTAGATAAACTGATTTCTGGAAAAAATCAAGAGGTTCTAACAACCAATTATGAGCCAGTATCTCCTATCGTAATTAACGAAAAAATAAAGATCATGATTGTAGAAGACAATCCAGTCAATATGATGTTAACAAAAGCAATTGTTCAAAAATCAATACCTGGCACTATCATCATCGAGGCAGAGAATGGAGCCTTAGCCGTAGAGAATTTTATCCAAACGGAACCACAATTGGTTTTAATGGACGTACAAATGCCGGAAATGAATGGATATGATGCGACTAAAGAAATCCGAAAATTAGCAAATGGGAAGATGGTTCCCATCATTGCTCTTACCGCTGGAACTCTTTCTGGGGAAGAAGAACGTTGTCTAGATAGCGGAATGAATGATTACATTTCTAAACCTGTGGTTTTAAAAACGATCGCTGAAAAGATAAAACTTTGGCTCCGATTGGATTAA
- a CDS encoding family 2A encapsulin nanocompartment shell protein, translating into MAEQTQHALGDLAARQLANTVKTKTQYGAITPRFLVRLLDWKPLEAGVLRVNRVKSNAQVDVLCGQKGEQELPETFVNYEEKPREYTLSLISTILDVQTRVSDLYSSPHEQINEQLRLAIESVKEKQELELINNDDYGLLKNVPAHQRISTRKGPPTPDDLDDLITKVWKEPSFFLAHPLAIAAFGRECTRRGVPPATVTMFGTQFLTWRGLPLIPTDKLLVNGETNPKSAAGTSNILLLRVGEKKQGVVGLYQSNLPGEQTPGLSVRFMGINRSAIGSYLISLYCSAAILTDDAIAALDNVDVGNYYEYK; encoded by the coding sequence ATGGCAGAACAAACCCAACACGCTTTGGGAGATTTAGCCGCTCGCCAACTGGCAAATACGGTAAAAACAAAAACACAGTATGGTGCCATCACTCCACGTTTTTTAGTTAGGTTACTTGACTGGAAACCTTTAGAAGCCGGTGTCCTTCGTGTCAACCGTGTGAAATCCAATGCACAAGTGGATGTACTTTGCGGACAAAAAGGAGAACAAGAACTTCCAGAAACCTTTGTTAACTACGAAGAAAAACCACGTGAATATACACTTAGTTTAATTTCCACAATCCTTGATGTACAAACTAGAGTTTCGGATTTATACAGTTCTCCACATGAACAAATCAATGAACAACTTCGTTTGGCGATTGAAAGTGTAAAAGAAAAACAAGAACTAGAACTCATCAATAATGACGATTATGGACTACTAAAAAATGTACCGGCTCACCAACGAATTAGTACAAGGAAAGGACCTCCTACACCTGATGATTTAGATGATCTCATCACAAAAGTTTGGAAAGAACCATCTTTCTTTTTGGCTCATCCACTTGCCATTGCTGCCTTTGGACGTGAATGTACAAGAAGAGGAGTTCCACCGGCCACAGTCACAATGTTTGGTACACAGTTTCTCACCTGGAGAGGACTGCCACTTATTCCAACAGACAAACTTCTAGTCAATGGAGAAACCAATCCAAAATCTGCAGCGGGAACTTCCAATATTTTACTTCTGAGAGTGGGAGAAAAAAAACAAGGGGTTGTGGGTTTATACCAATCCAATCTTCCAGGGGAACAAACTCCAGGACTATCGGTACGATTTATGGGGATCAACCGATCTGCCATTGGATCTTATTTGATTTCTCTCTACTGCTCAGCAGCCATACTTACTGACGATGCCATTGCAGCACTCGACAATGTAGATGTGGGAAATTATTATGAATACAAATGA
- a CDS encoding family 2A encapsulin nanocompartment cargo protein cysteine desulfurase — protein MNTNDPSFLNLKPDSFPNVSSSPFPDEKTLEKMAKEMFGVLQSFGESNVSTSGFPANVLPSQNLPKESLPYLEDLKLTDTGFSYSEFLSFPSINIPQSGGRNLATSRRDFPILTETVNGKPLVWLDNAATTQKPTSVIERLSQFYLHENSNIHRAAHTLAARSTDAYEKARSLVQGFIGAGSVEEIVFVRGTTEGINLLSNIISDKHIQAGDEILITHLEHHANIVPWQMVCAKKGAKLRVAPVDDSGQIILSEYERLLNSKTKIVSITQVSNALGTVVPVEEMTRSAHKVGALVIVDGAQSVSHMPVNVKEIDCDFFVFSGHKLFAPTGIGVVYGKKSILDSLPPWQGGGNMIQDVNFDHTTFQEAPFRFEAGTGNIADAVGLGAAIEYLNQFGMKQISAFEHDLLEYGTKELLKVPGLRLIGTAKDKAGVLSFVIDGFKTETIGKKLAEEGIAVRAGHHCAQPILRRFGLESTVRPSLAFYNSCEDIDALIRVLYSLGSKNRIGI, from the coding sequence ATGAATACAAATGATCCGAGTTTTTTAAATCTAAAACCGGACTCATTCCCCAATGTTTCTTCGTCTCCATTTCCAGATGAAAAAACACTGGAAAAAATGGCGAAGGAAATGTTTGGCGTTTTGCAATCGTTTGGTGAAAGTAACGTTTCCACATCGGGTTTTCCAGCAAATGTTTTACCATCGCAAAATTTACCAAAAGAGTCCTTACCTTATTTAGAAGACTTAAAACTAACGGATACAGGTTTTTCCTATTCTGAGTTTTTGTCTTTTCCTAGTATCAATATACCGCAGTCAGGTGGTAGAAATCTTGCGACTTCTAGGAGAGATTTCCCTATTTTGACGGAAACGGTAAATGGGAAACCTTTGGTTTGGCTCGACAATGCGGCTACCACACAAAAACCAACTTCGGTGATCGAAAGATTATCTCAGTTTTACCTCCATGAGAATTCGAATATCCATCGTGCGGCCCATACTCTGGCTGCAAGATCCACAGATGCTTATGAAAAAGCCAGGTCTCTTGTCCAAGGATTTATCGGAGCGGGAAGTGTAGAAGAAATTGTTTTTGTGAGAGGAACTACGGAAGGAATCAATCTTCTTTCCAATATCATCTCCGACAAACACATCCAAGCTGGTGACGAAATTCTCATCACACATTTGGAACACCACGCAAACATTGTTCCCTGGCAGATGGTTTGTGCCAAAAAAGGTGCAAAGTTACGAGTGGCGCCCGTAGATGATTCAGGACAGATCATTCTCAGTGAATACGAACGTTTGTTAAACTCAAAAACAAAAATTGTTTCCATCACTCAAGTTTCCAATGCACTCGGGACTGTGGTTCCTGTAGAGGAGATGACAAGGTCGGCTCATAAAGTGGGAGCTCTTGTGATTGTGGATGGGGCTCAGTCCGTATCTCATATGCCAGTGAATGTAAAAGAGATTGATTGCGACTTCTTTGTGTTTAGTGGTCATAAACTTTTTGCTCCGACGGGCATCGGTGTGGTTTACGGAAAAAAATCCATCCTAGACAGTTTGCCTCCTTGGCAAGGTGGCGGGAATATGATTCAAGATGTCAACTTTGATCATACCACTTTCCAAGAAGCGCCGTTTCGTTTTGAAGCCGGAACAGGTAACATTGCTGATGCGGTTGGCCTTGGAGCAGCAATCGAATATCTGAATCAGTTTGGAATGAAACAAATTTCTGCCTTCGAACATGATCTATTGGAATATGGCACCAAAGAATTGTTAAAGGTTCCGGGCCTACGTTTGATCGGAACTGCCAAGGACAAAGCGGGTGTGTTATCCTTTGTCATTGATGGATTCAAAACAGAAACGATTGGAAAAAAACTAGCAGAAGAAGGAATTGCTGTGCGAGCCGGTCATCACTGTGCCCAACCAATTTTAAGAAGGTTTGGATTGGAATCAACTGTAAGGCCATCACTTGCTTTTTACAATTCTTGCGAAGACATTGATGCACTCATACGAGTGTTGTACAGTTTAGGAAGCAAGAATCGGATTGGGATTTAG
- the epsC gene encoding serine O-acetyltransferase EpsC has product MLSNRQDELYNSILSRQSIPESVVGGKQVASRFLEELFSILFSGYHSERNFTSKDQISDQLELFRIRWKNLLEPYSVYADKELGRIFALDDILHNFIAKLPGLYQWMWEDAEAAFLGDPAAESIHEVILAYSGFYAAAVHRVANYFFKSALPIFPKLLSGVAHEATGIDIHPGAEIGRAFFMDHGTGIVIGETTQIADNVKIYQGVTLGALSVNKSLAKQKRHPTIEEGVVIYAGATILGGDTVIGKQSIIGGNAWITQSIPPYSVVYQKSEVRVRSSNEIQGLDFTI; this is encoded by the coding sequence ATGTTATCAAACAGACAAGATGAATTATACAATTCGATTCTAAGTCGGCAATCCATTCCGGAATCTGTTGTGGGTGGCAAACAAGTCGCCAGTCGGTTTTTAGAAGAATTGTTTTCAATTCTTTTTTCAGGATACCATTCCGAACGTAACTTTACTTCCAAAGATCAAATTTCAGACCAGTTGGAACTCTTCCGTATCCGTTGGAAAAATTTACTAGAACCTTACTCCGTTTATGCGGATAAGGAACTTGGTCGCATATTTGCTTTGGATGATATTTTGCATAATTTCATAGCTAAACTTCCTGGATTATATCAATGGATGTGGGAGGATGCCGAAGCAGCATTTTTAGGAGATCCAGCGGCAGAAAGTATCCATGAAGTGATTCTCGCCTATTCGGGGTTTTACGCTGCTGCCGTCCACCGAGTTGCTAATTATTTTTTTAAGTCGGCTTTGCCTATTTTCCCAAAACTTCTGTCCGGTGTAGCACACGAAGCCACTGGGATTGACATCCATCCTGGTGCAGAAATTGGCAGAGCCTTTTTTATGGATCATGGAACAGGAATTGTCATCGGTGAAACCACCCAAATTGCAGACAATGTAAAGATTTACCAAGGTGTGACTCTGGGTGCTCTCTCGGTAAACAAGTCTTTGGCGAAACAAAAACGACATCCGACGATTGAAGAAGGTGTGGTGATTTATGCGGGGGCCACCATCCTAGGTGGCGACACTGTGATCGGCAAACAGTCAATCATCGGAGGGAATGCTTGGATCACCCAAAGCATTCCTCCTTATTCGGTTGTGTATCAGAAGTCTGAAGTGCGAGTCAGGAGTTCGAATGAAATCCAAGGTTTGGATTTCACCATTTGA
- a CDS encoding ABC-F family ATP-binding cassette domain-containing protein, with amino-acid sequence MDIVLVSVSKLSKTIGEKKLFSNLDFSISEGEKLAIVGINGSGKSTLLRALLGKEETDSGQIIKNNNLKISILDQNPIFDPKETILDHIYKGDNKLVKTIRKYEEICERMSEGEEGLDDEFTNASQEMDRLSAWDYEQQIKSILKELGVEKLERKMSELSGGMLKKVELAKSLIDESNLLILDEPTNHLDVKSILWLEDYLAGLDKAIILITHDRYFLDRIVTKILELDRGSHFLYEGNYSIYLERKVEREETLQKQEDKIKQFLKQEVKWLKRQPKARSTKQKARIDRASDLQNREKREIQKDLELSVAAKRQGKTILEIHNLKKGIADKLLINDFTYTFKAKERLGIIGPNGIGKSTLLNLMAGRITPDSGFIKPGMNTKVGYFDQTSSELPLERNVLDYIKDVAGEMIETESGEKISASKMLERFLFDGKLQYTPIAKLSGGERRRLFLVQILMTGPNFLILDEPTNDLDIQTLSVLESFLDEFPGTVVIVSHDRYFLDRTAESLLIFRKEGKLDHYIGTFSSFLENDSLELENEPSSPKQTVVPQATQTTDKPQKSKQDQKKLSKLESEIAKLESSKLELEKKLSTFANDHTELQKISEEIQKIETEILYKMEEWEMLQSE; translated from the coding sequence ATGGACATTGTGCTAGTCTCTGTATCCAAACTTTCCAAAACCATCGGCGAAAAAAAACTTTTTTCAAATCTTGACTTCTCTATCAGTGAAGGAGAAAAACTAGCCATTGTCGGGATCAATGGATCCGGTAAGTCCACACTACTCCGTGCTCTTCTTGGAAAAGAAGAAACAGACTCAGGGCAAATCATTAAAAACAATAATCTTAAAATTTCAATCCTCGACCAAAATCCTATCTTTGATCCTAAGGAAACCATCCTCGACCATATTTACAAGGGTGATAACAAACTTGTCAAAACCATCCGCAAATATGAAGAAATCTGCGAACGAATGAGTGAAGGGGAAGAAGGACTTGATGATGAGTTTACCAATGCCTCACAAGAAATGGACAGGCTTTCTGCTTGGGATTACGAACAACAAATCAAATCCATATTAAAAGAGTTAGGTGTTGAAAAATTAGAAAGAAAGATGTCTGAGTTGTCCGGAGGGATGTTAAAGAAAGTAGAACTTGCGAAGTCTCTCATTGATGAAAGTAACCTACTGATTTTGGATGAACCAACAAACCACTTAGATGTAAAATCCATTTTATGGTTAGAAGATTATTTGGCAGGACTCGACAAGGCCATTATCCTCATCACACACGATCGTTATTTTTTAGATCGGATTGTAACCAAAATTTTGGAACTGGATCGCGGCAGCCATTTTCTCTATGAAGGGAACTATTCTATTTATTTAGAACGAAAAGTAGAAAGAGAAGAAACCCTCCAAAAACAAGAAGATAAAATCAAACAGTTTTTAAAACAAGAAGTGAAGTGGTTGAAACGCCAACCCAAAGCTCGTTCCACAAAACAAAAGGCAAGGATTGATCGTGCGAGTGATCTCCAAAACAGAGAAAAACGCGAAATACAAAAAGATCTAGAACTGAGTGTGGCTGCGAAACGCCAAGGGAAAACTATTTTAGAAATTCATAATTTGAAAAAAGGAATCGCAGACAAATTACTCATCAATGATTTCACTTATACCTTCAAAGCAAAAGAAAGACTCGGAATCATTGGTCCCAATGGAATTGGAAAGTCTACTCTCTTAAACTTAATGGCAGGTCGCATTACACCCGATAGTGGATTTATCAAACCAGGAATGAACACAAAGGTGGGATACTTTGACCAAACTAGTTCCGAACTCCCACTAGAGAGAAATGTCCTAGATTATATCAAAGATGTAGCCGGTGAAATGATTGAAACCGAATCTGGAGAAAAAATTTCTGCTTCCAAAATGTTAGAACGTTTTCTATTTGATGGGAAATTACAATACACACCGATCGCCAAACTTTCAGGAGGCGAAAGACGACGTCTTTTCCTTGTTCAGATTTTGATGACTGGACCAAACTTTCTCATCTTAGATGAACCAACCAATGATTTGGACATCCAAACACTGTCAGTATTGGAATCTTTTTTAGATGAATTTCCAGGAACCGTTGTGATTGTCTCACATGATCGTTATTTTTTAGACCGCACAGCAGAAAGCCTACTTATCTTTCGCAAAGAAGGAAAACTGGACCATTACATTGGAACTTTTTCCTCCTTTTTAGAAAATGATTCTTTAGAATTGGAAAACGAACCAAGTTCCCCAAAACAGACCGTAGTTCCGCAAGCCACACAGACAACGGATAAACCACAAAAATCAAAACAAGATCAAAAGAAACTTTCTAAATTAGAATCAGAGATTGCCAAACTTGAATCATCAAAACTAGAATTAGAAAAGAAATTGAGTACATTCGCAAATGATCATACTGAACTTCAGAAAATATCTGAAGAAATCCAAAAGATAGAAACGGAAATTCTTTACAAAATGGAGGAATGGGAAATGCTTCAATCCGAATGA
- a CDS encoding PP2C family protein-serine/threonine phosphatase yields the protein MKTVLYTRIFIWTPIIFIGYFISAQIGFKIAFLNSQVSPVWPPEGVGLASLLLLGPVALPGIYLGATLANFFNNPHLPTAFLIGIGNTLSSFINYRIIKRVTEKSDPIYSTKDLIYFLSIGTFPGSLVSTILGVTSLWYWDFLSSELYFNVFFTWFSGEMLGFLIVAPLLYVWFHPKAKLKLELRKQIELLIWIILVYISGSIAFSDEWPLLFLPIPFVIVTSIRFRQFGATLSTVVLAFTAVTLTIEGKGVFARRDESGLSINDSLIFLDAFLFCISGIAYFLVTATRERERAQLASLKSLQFLNELKEKANEELEQKVLERTAVIEEQRTEIEKQLDMAKRIQESLFPQKEILPQGVDILFKNIPMMKVGGDLYDIVWKPEKQELGVFICDVSGHGIPAALLSALVKTSLEKWKQDPVDLKDNLESIRHQIIPNLREHFVTASLLHLYTGTGSLTFARAGHFPLFIIRKSGALVSLKPMGRIITPIFEILAEEERFQLETGDLIVMLTDGLTEAREPESLQMFGEERLLHLIRDIRSLPLFEIQDQVFQSVIQLSGGIAAIQDDLTLGLIRYSGITEETSKV from the coding sequence ATGAAGACAGTCCTATATACAAGAATTTTTATTTGGACACCCATCATCTTTATTGGGTACTTCATCTCAGCACAAATTGGTTTTAAAATTGCCTTCCTAAACAGCCAAGTTTCTCCTGTTTGGCCACCGGAAGGAGTGGGCCTTGCTTCTCTTTTGCTCCTTGGGCCTGTCGCTTTGCCTGGAATTTATTTAGGAGCAACTCTTGCTAATTTTTTCAACAACCCCCATTTACCAACAGCATTCCTGATTGGTATAGGAAATACACTAAGCAGTTTTATCAACTACCGAATCATCAAACGTGTCACTGAAAAAAGTGATCCGATTTACTCCACAAAGGATTTAATTTATTTCCTAAGCATAGGTACTTTTCCTGGATCATTGGTAAGCACCATTTTAGGTGTCACAAGTTTATGGTATTGGGATTTTTTATCTTCTGAACTTTATTTCAACGTATTCTTTACTTGGTTTTCGGGAGAGATGCTCGGTTTTCTCATCGTTGCACCTTTACTTTACGTTTGGTTTCATCCTAAAGCAAAATTAAAGTTAGAACTTCGCAAACAAATCGAACTTTTAATTTGGATCATTTTAGTATATATTTCCGGATCCATTGCTTTTAGCGATGAATGGCCTTTACTCTTTTTACCGATTCCCTTTGTGATTGTGACAAGCATTCGGTTTCGCCAATTTGGAGCCACTCTCTCCACAGTGGTCCTTGCATTTACTGCTGTTACACTCACTATCGAAGGGAAAGGTGTATTTGCTAGAAGAGATGAAAGTGGACTCTCCATCAACGATTCCCTTATCTTTTTAGATGCGTTTTTGTTTTGTATCAGTGGAATTGCCTACTTTTTGGTGACAGCCACCAGAGAAAGAGAAAGAGCACAACTTGCTTCTTTAAAATCCTTACAGTTCTTAAATGAGCTAAAAGAAAAGGCTAATGAAGAATTGGAACAAAAAGTTTTAGAAAGAACCGCTGTGATTGAAGAACAAAGGACAGAAATTGAAAAACAATTGGATATGGCCAAACGCATCCAAGAATCCCTTTTTCCTCAAAAAGAAATTTTGCCACAAGGTGTTGATATTCTTTTTAAAAATATCCCTATGATGAAAGTGGGTGGGGATTTGTATGATATTGTTTGGAAACCCGAAAAACAAGAGTTAGGTGTATTTATTTGTGATGTTTCTGGGCATGGAATTCCCGCTGCCTTATTAAGTGCTCTTGTCAAAACATCACTGGAAAAATGGAAACAAGATCCAGTTGACCTTAAAGATAATTTAGAATCCATTCGCCACCAAATCATCCCCAACCTTCGGGAACATTTTGTCACGGCAAGCCTACTCCACCTTTATACAGGTACGGGTTCTCTCACATTTGCAAGGGCTGGACATTTTCCACTTTTTATCATTCGTAAATCGGGTGCTCTTGTGAGTTTAAAACCAATGGGAAGGATCATTACCCCCATTTTCGAAATCCTTGCGGAAGAAGAGAGATTCCAATTGGAAACGGGGGATTTGATTGTAATGCTCACAGATGGGCTCACCGAAGCAAGAGAACCCGAATCATTACAAATGTTTGGTGAGGAGAGACTTCTTCACTTAATTCGCGATATACGAAGCCTTCCTCTCTTTGAAATCCAAGACCAAGTTTTCCAATCCGTCATCCAACTTTCTGGAGGAATTGCTGCCATCCAAGATGATTTGACTCTCGGACTCATACGTTATTCGGGGATTACCGAAGAAACATCCAAAGTTTGA